From Fibrobacter sp., the proteins below share one genomic window:
- a CDS encoding glycoside hydrolase family 11 protein, with translation MKFSSIVKAGAVLAFGLAATSAFAANACTDQMGHVGSGHTIGNNQTGSISGTPWGFEQWSGGGNQSMTYYDNGTFKANWSNNQDYLARVGFRYGDNGPGVDHTTKHYTVDYKYTKTGSAQYGYIGVYGWTVNPQVEYYIVDDWYSQPNEQYVGAKFGEITVDGATYTIHAFLRQQEPSKTGTSTFLQIFSIRKSARQCGHIDISAHFNKWDELFHGQTAQLRGSKGGGSTQLKFGKVTEVMLMNEAGGNASGSVDYTYFYMSDKGEGSTPAKEIERSAFKSMTIPGTIEAEDFDNGNYGVTYSGTQGASGDDGDHSYRGEDYSSVDIVKSGSGRAIGYTAAEEWLEYTVNVAEAGDYDVVASVSNGSGAGSISVKVGSASAKLSFNGGEDWDTYEDAKGTMTLSAGKQTVRITINNDNTNVDYVKFTKKGSQQQQVVESSSSAEVVKPASSSSSAQVVKPASSSSAQVVAPASSSSGTLSIFQDVMLVNAAKSFKVFDMQGRFLGAIELANGASLNDALKAQFNKAGVYMLKQENGRMFTAKVK, from the coding sequence ATGAAATTTTCCTCTATCGTAAAGGCCGGCGCTGTTCTAGCATTTGGCTTGGCTGCAACCTCTGCTTTTGCAGCAAACGCATGTACCGACCAGATGGGCCATGTTGGCTCTGGTCACACCATTGGCAACAATCAGACAGGTTCTATCAGCGGTACTCCGTGGGGTTTTGAACAGTGGTCTGGTGGTGGTAATCAGTCCATGACCTATTACGATAACGGTACCTTTAAGGCTAACTGGTCCAACAACCAGGACTACCTGGCTCGTGTTGGTTTCCGCTATGGCGACAACGGCCCGGGTGTGGATCATACCACCAAGCACTACACTGTTGATTATAAGTACACCAAGACTGGTTCCGCTCAGTACGGCTATATCGGTGTTTACGGCTGGACCGTTAACCCCCAGGTCGAATACTACATCGTTGACGACTGGTATAGCCAGCCCAACGAACAGTATGTTGGTGCCAAGTTTGGTGAAATCACCGTTGATGGCGCTACTTACACCATTCACGCATTCCTTCGCCAGCAGGAACCTTCCAAGACTGGTACCTCCACCTTCTTGCAGATTTTCAGCATTCGTAAGTCTGCTCGTCAGTGCGGTCATATCGATATTTCTGCTCACTTCAACAAGTGGGACGAACTGTTCCATGGCCAGACTGCACAGCTCCGCGGCTCCAAGGGCGGTGGAAGCACTCAGTTGAAGTTCGGTAAGGTTACCGAAGTTATGTTGATGAACGAAGCCGGTGGTAATGCTTCTGGTTCTGTTGACTACACCTACTTCTACATGAGCGATAAGGGCGAAGGTTCTACTCCTGCAAAGGAAATCGAACGTTCCGCTTTCAAGTCCATGACCATTCCGGGTACCATCGAAGCTGAAGACTTCGATAACGGTAACTACGGCGTAACTTACTCCGGTACCCAGGGCGCTTCTGGCGATGATGGCGACCACAGCTACCGTGGTGAAGACTACTCTTCTGTTGATATTGTGAAGAGCGGTTCTGGTCGTGCCATTGGCTATACTGCTGCAGAAGAATGGCTGGAATACACCGTGAACGTTGCAGAAGCTGGTGATTATGATGTTGTCGCTTCCGTTTCCAATGGTTCTGGCGCAGGTTCTATCTCTGTCAAGGTTGGCTCTGCTTCTGCAAAGCTTAGCTTTAATGGTGGGGAAGACTGGGATACCTACGAAGACGCCAAGGGTACCATGACCCTTTCTGCAGGCAAGCAGACTGTTCGCATCACCATCAACAACGATAACACCAATGTTGACTATGTGAAGTTCACCAAGAAGGGTTCTCAGCAGCAACAGGTCGTTGAATCTTCTTCCTCTGCAGAAGTTGTGAAGCCTGCTTCCTCTTCTTCCTCTGCACAGGTTGTGAAACCCGCATCTTCTTCCTCCGCACAGGTTGTTGCTCCGGCATCCTCTTCCTCTGGAACCTTGTCTATCTTCCAGGATGTCATGCTGGTGAATGCAGCTAAGTCCTTCAAGGTGTTCGATATGCAGGGTCGCTTCCTCGGTGCAATTGAACTTGCTAACGGCGCATCTCTGAACGACGCTCTCAAGGCTCAGTTCAATAAGGCTGGCGTTTACATGCTGAAGCAGGAAAACGGCCGTATGTTCACTGCAAAGGTCAAGTAA
- the gyrA gene encoding DNA gyrase subunit A, with the protein MSEELVPGSQIKSLIEKDMQDCYLRYSMSVIVARALPDARDGFKPVHRRVMYSMHKLGVVPNKPTVKSARIVGDVIGKYHPHGDSAVYETLVRMAQDFSLRYPLVFGQGNFGSIDGDGAAAMRYTEAKMNNLGMLMLEDLEKDTVDMGPNFDESLEEPTVLPSAIPNMLVNGTTGIAVGMATSMAPHNLREISNAIHAQAMNPDITGEELLNYVSGPDFPLGGIICGRAGIRDAYLTGHGKVRLRARTEIDVDSRGKPRIIVTEIPYMVNKAELCKKIAELVKDKRVDGITDIRDESNKEGIRVVIELRKDAVAEVVQNNLFKNTQLQTTFSIYNLALVNNLPKVLTLKDLIQIYIDHRLDVITRSTQFDLNKAEARLHIIEGLRIATQNIDEVVQIIKSSPTTEAAKQNLQARFALDEIQSQAIVDMRLAQLTGLNLEKLENEYNELLALVADLKDILERRERRIAIMLERLDAVVAKFGDERRTSIEDAVDDYDYEDLIAEEEQVITLSKEGYIKRLPIDTFKAQSRGGKGVVGTGLKDDDDVDQIFTASTHSYLLVFTNKGRAYWTKVYRLPEGNRNSKGRPIINFIGLTEGEKVQAIVPVRKFGGYFCLVFATKKGIVNKMDLTLFSRPRKAGVNAISLDEDDELVKVQLVGMSAEEFNASQAGDENDESADATAAEAQVVESEDADETAAQPIAKDLLMLATKYGQAVTFPISCMRSMGRGTHGVKGITLAEGDEVISLIWLKEGNKIVTITEKGFGKRSQPSSYRVTKRGSKGVRNLSADGMEKTGPAVFVESVADDYDLIITSKEGQVIRIEAETIRLTNRSAIGVKCIRLNEGDSVQDATALPSVEDIEHDSAEAKETFDHVEGVEVDDDSVVKDDKPEQQIGIPGDEEN; encoded by the coding sequence ATGTCAGAAGAATTGGTTCCAGGATCCCAGATCAAGTCTTTGATCGAAAAGGATATGCAGGACTGCTACCTCCGCTACTCCATGAGCGTGATCGTGGCACGTGCACTTCCCGATGCCCGTGACGGTTTCAAGCCCGTGCATCGCCGCGTCATGTACAGTATGCATAAGCTTGGTGTGGTTCCCAACAAGCCGACCGTGAAGTCCGCCCGTATCGTGGGTGACGTGATCGGTAAGTACCACCCCCATGGCGACTCCGCTGTGTACGAAACCTTGGTCCGTATGGCCCAGGACTTCTCCCTCCGTTATCCGCTGGTTTTCGGCCAGGGTAACTTCGGTTCTATCGATGGTGACGGCGCCGCTGCAATGCGTTATACCGAAGCCAAGATGAACAACTTGGGCATGCTCATGCTGGAAGATCTTGAAAAAGACACCGTGGACATGGGCCCCAACTTCGATGAATCCTTGGAAGAACCGACCGTGCTGCCTTCCGCCATTCCCAACATGTTGGTGAATGGTACCACAGGTATTGCTGTGGGTATGGCAACCTCCATGGCTCCCCATAACCTTCGCGAAATTTCTAACGCCATCCACGCTCAGGCAATGAACCCGGATATTACCGGCGAAGAATTGCTGAACTATGTGAGCGGTCCGGACTTCCCGCTGGGTGGCATTATCTGCGGTCGCGCAGGTATCCGCGATGCATACCTCACTGGCCATGGCAAGGTCCGCCTCCGTGCCCGTACCGAAATTGATGTAGACAGCCGCGGTAAGCCCCGCATCATCGTGACGGAAATTCCGTACATGGTGAACAAGGCTGAACTCTGTAAGAAGATTGCTGAACTTGTAAAGGACAAGCGCGTCGACGGCATTACCGACATCCGCGACGAATCCAACAAGGAAGGTATCCGCGTTGTTATCGAACTCCGTAAGGATGCCGTTGCTGAAGTGGTTCAGAACAACCTGTTCAAGAACACCCAGCTCCAGACCACCTTCAGCATTTACAACCTGGCATTGGTGAACAACCTGCCCAAGGTCCTGACCCTGAAGGACTTGATCCAGATTTACATCGATCACCGTCTCGACGTGATCACCCGCTCCACCCAGTTTGACTTGAACAAGGCTGAAGCCCGTCTCCACATTATCGAAGGCTTGCGCATTGCAACCCAGAACATCGATGAAGTGGTTCAGATCATCAAGTCTAGCCCCACCACTGAAGCTGCCAAGCAGAACTTGCAGGCCCGTTTCGCCTTGGACGAAATTCAGTCCCAGGCTATCGTGGATATGCGTCTTGCCCAGCTCACCGGCTTGAACTTGGAGAAGTTGGAAAACGAATACAACGAACTCCTGGCTCTCGTGGCTGACTTGAAGGATATTCTCGAACGCCGCGAACGCCGCATTGCCATCATGCTGGAACGCTTGGACGCTGTGGTTGCCAAGTTTGGCGACGAACGTCGCACCAGCATCGAAGACGCAGTGGACGACTACGACTACGAAGACCTGATTGCTGAAGAAGAACAGGTCATTACCTTGAGTAAGGAAGGCTACATCAAGCGTCTCCCGATTGATACCTTCAAGGCCCAGTCCCGTGGTGGTAAGGGCGTTGTGGGCACCGGCCTCAAGGACGACGACGATGTTGACCAGATCTTTACTGCAAGCACCCATAGCTACCTGCTGGTGTTCACCAACAAGGGCCGTGCTTACTGGACCAAGGTTTACCGCCTGCCCGAAGGCAATCGCAACAGCAAGGGTCGCCCGATTATCAACTTCATCGGTCTTACCGAAGGCGAAAAGGTTCAGGCCATTGTGCCGGTCCGTAAGTTCGGTGGCTACTTCTGCCTGGTGTTCGCTACCAAGAAGGGTATTGTCAACAAGATGGATCTCACCTTGTTCAGCCGCCCCCGTAAGGCTGGCGTCAATGCAATCAGCCTGGACGAAGACGATGAATTGGTGAAGGTTCAGCTGGTTGGCATGAGCGCTGAAGAATTCAACGCTTCTCAGGCTGGTGACGAAAATGACGAATCCGCAGATGCAACTGCAGCAGAAGCTCAGGTTGTCGAATCTGAAGATGCCGACGAAACCGCAGCTCAGCCCATCGCCAAGGACCTCTTGATGCTCGCCACCAAGTACGGTCAGGCTGTCACATTCCCCATTAGCTGCATGCGTAGCATGGGCCGTGGCACTCACGGCGTGAAGGGCATTACCTTGGCCGAAGGTGACGAAGTCATCTCCCTCATCTGGCTCAAGGAAGGCAACAAGATCGTGACCATCACCGAAAAGGGCTTCGGCAAGCGTTCTCAGCCCAGCTCCTATCGCGTGACGAAGCGCGGCAGCAAGGGTGTCCGTAACCTGAGCGCCGATGGTATGGAAAAGACTGGCCCGGCAGTATTCGTGGAAAGCGTTGCTGACGACTACGACTTGATCATCACCAGTAAGGAAGGTCAGGTCATCCGTATCGAAGCTGAAACTATCCGCTTGACCAACCGTAGCGCTATCGGCGTGAAGTGCATCCGCCTGAACGAAGGCGACTCCGTCCAGGATGCAACCGCACTGCCTAGCGTTGAAGACATCGAGCATGATTCCGCTGAAGCCAAGGAAACCTTCGATCATGTCGAAGGCGTTGAAGTGGATGACGACTCTGTTGTGAAGGACGACAAGCCGGAACAGCAGATCGGCATTCCTGGCGACGAAGAAAACTAA
- the rfbD gene encoding dTDP-4-dehydrorhamnose reductase has protein sequence MKFFVTGVGGQLGHDVMNELAKRGHEGVGSDIAPEYSGVQDGSAVTKMPYVSVDITDSVAVDKTLNEIKPDAVIHCAAWTAVDLAEDPANVAKVRGINGGGTQNIADACHHLGCKMTYISTDYVFDGQGTEPWKPDCKDYKPLNVYGQTKLEGELAVANTLDKYFIVRIAWVFGLNGKNFIKTMLNVGKTHDTVRVVNDQIGTPTYTLDLARLLIDMNETEKYGYYHATNEGGFISWYDFTCEIYKQAGMSTKVVPVTTAEYGLSKAARPFNSRLDKSKLLEAGFKPLPTWQDALARYLKEIAE, from the coding sequence ATGAAATTCTTTGTTACAGGTGTTGGTGGCCAGTTGGGCCATGACGTGATGAATGAATTGGCAAAGCGCGGCCACGAAGGTGTTGGTTCCGATATCGCTCCTGAATATAGCGGCGTGCAGGACGGCTCTGCTGTAACAAAAATGCCCTACGTTTCTGTGGATATTACAGATTCTGTGGCTGTGGACAAGACCCTTAACGAAATCAAGCCCGATGCAGTGATTCATTGCGCTGCATGGACCGCTGTGGACTTGGCTGAAGATCCTGCCAATGTAGCTAAGGTTCGTGGAATCAATGGCGGCGGCACCCAGAATATTGCCGATGCCTGCCATCATCTAGGCTGCAAGATGACCTACATCAGCACTGATTACGTTTTTGATGGCCAAGGTACTGAACCCTGGAAGCCTGATTGCAAGGACTATAAGCCTCTGAATGTTTATGGCCAGACCAAGCTTGAAGGCGAGTTGGCTGTGGCAAACACTTTGGACAAGTATTTCATTGTCCGTATTGCCTGGGTTTTTGGCTTGAATGGCAAGAACTTTATCAAGACCATGTTGAATGTGGGTAAGACTCATGATACCGTCCGTGTGGTGAATGACCAGATCGGTACACCCACCTACACATTGGATTTGGCTCGTTTGCTCATCGACATGAACGAAACTGAAAAGTATGGTTACTACCATGCCACCAATGAAGGCGGATTCATCAGTTGGTACGACTTTACCTGCGAAATCTACAAGCAGGCAGGAATGTCCACTAAGGTTGTTCCGGTAACTACCGCTGAATACGGCCTCTCCAAGGCTGCGCGCCCCTTTAACAGCCGCTTGGATAAGAGCAAATTGCTGGAAGCAGGCTTTAAGCCGCTGCCTACTTGGCAGGACGCCTTGGCTCGTTATCTGAAAGAAATTGCAGAATAG
- a CDS encoding glycoside hydrolase family 11 protein: MSIKKVLTTAFAVAAISTSVSWGQTVTCSNGTSQKMGSAGGYDYELWSQNGAGSATMKLNVSAENGGAFEVEWQGTINMLARTGKRWGSNSSVTVQNVGNITSEFDVEWSSTDNVKYVSVYGWGYYDRGDEPSGFSNEIEYYIVQDRGSYNPTQGGKKWGSAVIDGISYDFYTTDRINQPSLSGTSTFKQYWSIPSNTSQHRTKGTISISKHFSEWAKAGMKMGKLYEVASMKIESYTGNTGTAKGYAKVKKNLLKIGGSADELALNVTASPAAAGTVTKSPSANYYAPKSTVQLTAKANEGWKFVGWEGGATGSDETITVTMDKEKSVVAKFELVGETTVSLLKDGDFSSSSVISTSNGASSWFLGQGTNWGGSAAKTSVAGGTATVDVTTIGAETYQPQLVQYNVALDKGMKYKLSFKASADVARKMEVSFQQSVDPWGAYATKEFDLTTTEQEYTFIFAMEEDSDDAAQFAFNLGQTTGAVKISDVKLVFTTAEPGSEGQNGNNDNPDMAIKADFSVVNAVKTFKVFDMQGRVLGSLELTNGTSLNDALKAQFNKAGIYMLKQSNGHVFSTLVK; encoded by the coding sequence ATGAGTATCAAAAAAGTTTTAACAACAGCCTTTGCCGTGGCCGCAATTTCGACATCCGTTTCCTGGGGACAGACCGTTACCTGCTCTAATGGTACATCCCAGAAAATGGGTAGCGCCGGTGGCTATGATTACGAACTTTGGAGCCAGAATGGTGCCGGTTCCGCAACTATGAAGCTTAACGTAAGCGCCGAAAATGGTGGTGCTTTCGAAGTTGAATGGCAGGGTACTATCAACATGTTGGCCCGTACCGGAAAGCGTTGGGGATCTAACTCCTCTGTTACCGTACAGAATGTGGGTAATATTACCTCCGAATTTGATGTGGAATGGAGCTCCACCGACAACGTGAAGTATGTCAGTGTCTATGGCTGGGGCTATTACGACAGAGGGGACGAACCCAGTGGCTTCAGCAATGAAATTGAATACTACATTGTCCAGGATCGCGGAAGCTACAATCCTACCCAGGGCGGTAAAAAGTGGGGTTCTGCCGTTATCGATGGTATTAGCTACGATTTCTATACTACCGACCGTATTAATCAGCCTTCTCTTTCGGGTACCAGCACCTTTAAGCAGTATTGGTCCATCCCGTCGAATACGAGCCAGCATCGTACCAAGGGTACCATTTCTATTTCCAAGCACTTCAGCGAATGGGCTAAAGCTGGTATGAAGATGGGCAAACTGTATGAAGTTGCTTCCATGAAAATTGAATCCTACACCGGAAATACGGGCACTGCAAAAGGTTATGCTAAAGTTAAGAAGAACCTGCTGAAAATCGGTGGCAGTGCCGATGAACTTGCCCTCAATGTAACTGCATCTCCGGCTGCTGCAGGTACTGTGACAAAGAGCCCCAGCGCTAACTATTATGCTCCAAAATCAACTGTACAGCTCACCGCCAAAGCCAACGAAGGCTGGAAGTTTGTGGGTTGGGAAGGTGGTGCTACCGGCTCTGACGAAACCATTACTGTAACCATGGACAAGGAAAAGTCTGTGGTCGCCAAGTTTGAATTGGTCGGCGAAACCACAGTGAGCCTTCTTAAGGATGGTGACTTCTCTAGCAGCAGCGTGATTTCTACAAGCAACGGTGCATCTTCTTGGTTCCTGGGTCAGGGTACAAACTGGGGTGGCTCTGCTGCAAAGACTTCTGTTGCTGGTGGCACGGCTACGGTTGATGTTACCACTATTGGTGCAGAAACTTACCAGCCGCAGCTTGTTCAGTACAATGTGGCTCTTGATAAGGGCATGAAGTACAAGTTGTCCTTTAAGGCTAGCGCTGATGTAGCTCGCAAGATGGAAGTTTCTTTCCAGCAATCCGTAGACCCCTGGGGTGCATACGCCACTAAGGAATTTGACCTCACCACTACGGAACAGGAATACACATTTATCTTTGCTATGGAAGAAGATTCTGATGATGCCGCTCAGTTTGCCTTCAATTTGGGACAAACTACAGGTGCAGTCAAGATTAGTGACGTGAAGCTGGTCTTCACCACTGCTGAACCGGGCTCCGAAGGTCAGAATGGCAACAACGATAATCCGGATATGGCTATCAAGGCTGACTTCTCTGTAGTCAACGCAGTCAAGACCTTCAAGGTTTTCGATATGCAGGGCCGCGTGCTCGGTTCCTTGGAACTCACCAATGGCACTTCCTTGAACGACGCTCTCAAGGCTCAGTTCAACAAGGCTGGCATTTACATGCTGAAGCAGAGCAACGGTCACGTGTTCTCTACTCTCGTTAAGTAA